From Cyclopterus lumpus isolate fCycLum1 chromosome 4, fCycLum1.pri, whole genome shotgun sequence, a single genomic window includes:
- the reps2 gene encoding ralBP1-associated Eps domain-containing protein 2 gives MEPESGAAAAGSFISLSEHEQRFYAGLHSRCQADASGTLSTGKVSELLAASQLPPESLRRVTELCGAKRLGFFNTPQFFVALKLLAAAQSELPIHLESITANLPLPRFTGLKNEPEMRYAVVPPSADGQGAQTGTGTGTGTGSVSWTPADRRHPEDHVDRKEPRSPPRSPSAYRCYPYGQQRTDALTAYESRPSSRSMVPPEQNSSPGRYGSRAATRTSSSERLDQQGLVDSPDDAPWRITEEQLEYYTNQFRSLQPDLGALIRGTIAKNFFTKSKLPIPELSHIWELSDVDRDGALSFPEFCVAFHLIVARKNGFPLPERLPPTLRTGLLQSDRDQDSPDTPESLEPLIVFEEPSPANRSAVERLQPDPTSTTRDVKEESRKQDVGVKTAMSSAEKRILHLGAFTERPEPQDLDPHMRTRTRPRSYSSTSVEDAMKKAEEPPTPPPRPQKTHSRASSLDLNKLFQQGTPGIKSGWLPPPPALPPRPSTSQVSHFIVGVSEKTPQKKVQQPNFADFSHFREEEESGVKPEDRGPRSRLGPSSEDLETASKQVPDVVSLSQAPQKPVRRKYHAESQNLETTPTKPAQKPPSKQKREIQTAIRKNKESNAVLTRLNSELQQQLKVVHQERVTLETQLELQRPLAST, from the exons atggaGCCGGAATCCggtgcggcggcggcgggcaGCTTCATCTCCCTGAGCGAGCACGAGCAGCGGTTCTACGCCGGGCTGCACAGCCGGTGCCAAGCCGACGCCTCCGGGACGCTGTCGACCGGCAAAGTGTCGGAGCTGCTGGCGGCGTCGCAGCTGCCGCCGGAGTCCCTGCGCAGG gtgACGGAGCTCTGTGGAGCGAAGCGTCTCGGCTTCTTCAACACGCCGCAGTTCTTTGTGGCCCTGAAGCTGCTCGCAGCCGCCCAATCAGAGCTGCCCATCCACCTGGAGAGCATCACGGCCa ATCTTCCGCTGCCCCGGTTCACCGGGCTGAAGAACGAGCCGGAGATGCGATACGCTGTCGTCCCGCCGAGTGCCGACGGCCAGGGGGCTcagaccgggaccgggaccgggaccgggaccggaTCCGTCTCCTGGACTCCAGCGGACCGGAGACACCCGGAGGACCACGTGGACAGGAAG GAACCGCGTTCTCCACCTCGATCCCCATCGGCGTACCGATGCTACCCGTACGGCCAGCAGAGGACCGACGCCCTGACCG CCTATGAGAGCAGGCCGTCCTCTCGGTCCATGGTTCCCCCAGAGCAGAACTCCTCTCCGGGCCGCTACGGGAGCAGAGCCGCGACGAGG ACCTCCTCGTCGGAGAGGCTGGACCAGCAGGGCCTCGTGGACTCTCCTGACGACGCCCCCTGGAGGATCACAGAGGAACAGCTGGAGTATTACACCAATCAGTTCAGGAGCCTGCAGCCCGACCTGGGGGCTCTCATCCGGG GAACCATCGCCAAGAACTTCTTCACCAAATCTAAGCTCCCCATTCCAGAACTTTCCCACATTTG GGAGCTGAGCGACGTGGACCGAGACGGAGCGCTCAGCTTCCCCGAGTTCTGCGTGGCGTTCCACCTCATCGTGGCGCGTAAGAACGGGTTCCCCCTCCCGGAGCGCCTCCCCCCCACGCTGAGGACCGGCCTCCTGCAGTCGGACCGGGACCAGGACTCGCCGGACACCCCCGAG AGTCTGGAGCCGCTCATCGTGTTCGAGGAACCGAGTCCCGCg aatCGGAGCGCCGTCGAGCGTCTCCAGCCAGATCCGACCTCAACGACCCGGGATGTGAAAGAGGAATCACGTAAACAAG ACGTCGGCGTGAAGACGGCGATGTCGTCTGCAGAGAAACGGATTCTCCATCTCGGGGCCTTCACCGAGCGGCCAG AGCCTCAGGACCTGGACCCACACATGAGGACGAGAACTAGACCGAg GTCCTACTCCAGCACCTCTGTAGAAGATGCAATGAAGAAGGCAGAGGAgcctcccacccccccacctcGACCCCAGAAGACCCACTCCAGAGCCTCCTCGCTGGACCTCAACAAGCTCTTCCAGCAGGGAACTCCAG GCATAAAGAGCGGATGGCTGccgcctcctcctgccctccctcctcGACCATCAACCTCACAG GTTTCTCACTTCATCGTCGGCGTTTCAGAGAAAACTCCCCAGAAAAAAGTGCAGCAGCCAAACTTTGCTGACTTCAGTCACTTCAGAGAAGAG GAGGAGAGCGGCGTGAAACCAGAGGATCGGGGTCCGCGCTCGAGACTCGGTCCGAGCTCCGAAGACCTGGAGACCGCTTCCAAACAGGTCCCCGACGTGGTTTCTCTCAGCCAGGCGCCACAGAAGCCGGTCCGCAGGAAGTACCACGCGGAGAGCCAGAACCTGGAGACCACGCCCACCAAACCTGCTCAGAA GCCGCCGTCCAAACAGAAGCGTGAGATCCAGACGGCGATCCGTAAAAACAAGGAGAGCAACGCCGTGCTGACGCGCCTCAACAgcgagctccagcagcagctcaag GTGGTTCACCAGGAGAGGGTCACCTTGGAGACCCAGCTGGAGCTCCAGCGGCCTCTGGCCTCCACGTGA